The following DNA comes from Candidatus Rokuibacteriota bacterium.
GCGAGGCCGAGACCCAGGCCCGTCTCCTTCGTCGTGAAGAACGGCTCGAAGATCTTGGTCCGGGACCCTTCGGGGATCCCCTGGCCTTCGTCGGTCACCTGCACCTCCACCATGCTGCGCGGCCCGCTCCCCATGGCCACCCGCGAGAAGAGCGGGTTCAGCGAGAGGCGCGTGGTCAGGGTGAGGCGGCCCCCGCCGGGCATGGCCTCGATGGCGTTGCGGACGAGGTTGTGAAACACCTGGATCAGGCGGTCCTCGTCGCCGAGGATGGGAGGCAGGCTCGGATCGTAGCGGCGGACGATCGTGACGCCAACGCCGGCCGCCACCTCCTCGGTCAGCAGCGCGACGCGCTCGAGGAGCTGATGGAGATTGAGCGGCACCGGGCGGAGCTGGACTGGCCGGCCCAAGTCCAGAAGCTGCTCGAGGATGCGGCTTACCCGGTCCACCTCCTTGAGCAACACCTCGAGATGCTCGTCCCAGCGGGGGTCGGCACCCAGCTCCTTCCGCAGGAGCTGCACGACGCCGCGGATCGCCCCGAGCGGGTTCCGGATCTCGTGGGCGAGGCCGACCGCCATCCGGCCGAGGGCAGCCAGCCGCTCTCCCCGTCGCACCTCCTCTTCGAGCTGGCGAATCCGGGTCAGATCCCTGAGCACTGCGACGGCCCCTTCCGGAGCCCCCGACCCACCCGCGAGCGATGCGGTGACGATGCTCACGGGAATCGGGCGACCCTCGGATCCGTCGATCGCCGCCTCCGACTCCGACCGACTCTCCCCGCTCCTGAGCGTTTCCGCCAGGTGGCGGACCAGCGGCGAATCGGGCGGGAAGATCTCCTTCAGCGTGCGGCCGATGACCCGCCGCGCGGACCGGCCCGAGAGCGCTTCGGCCGCGGGATTCCAGAGGATGATCCGGAGCGCGTCGTCCACGCCCACGACGGCGTCGGGAAGACCCGTCAGGAACGATTCGTAGTCGAGCCGCGCCACTACTCTTATCCGACCATGCGCCGGGGATGCCCGGAGGAGCGAATCCGACGCGACCACCTTCGGTGGTGCCCGGCGGGCGACGAAGCGCAGGACACCGCAGCGCTCCGAGCGGCCCAACGATTGGTGGGCCGCGAGGACGCCCCCCGCGGCGGGGGGATGGGGGGGCCAGCGGAGGTGTCCGAGCGAGCCGCGCCCGTCGAGGCGAGGAGGCCTGAGCGAAGGCGGACACCCCGCTGCGTGGTCATCCTACGCGAGCTTCAGCGCGGGTTCGGCGTTCAGGGTGAGCGGCGCGCGCTCGCCCGCCAGGAGGCGCGCCGAGCCGGCAGCGGCGATCATCGCGGCGTTGTCGGTGCAGAGCGAGGGCGGAGGGATGTAGAGCTCCCACCCGCGCGCCTCGGCCTCGGCCTGGAGCGCCGCCCGCAGAGCCCGGTTCGCTGCCACGCCGCCGGTCAGGACGATCCGCTTGGCGCTCAGGCGGCGGGCGGCCCTGACGGTCCTCGCGGTGAGCATCTTGACCACCGTGGCCTGGAAAGACGCCGCCACGTCGGCGACCATCCGATCGGGCAGCGGCGCGTGACGCTTCACGAAGAGGGACACGGCGGTCTTGATCCCGCTGAAGGAAAAGTCCGGAGCGCCGTCGGTGATCTGGGCGGTGGGGAAGGCGATGGCGGCGGGGTCGCCGGAACGCGCCGTCTGCTCGATGGCGGGGCCGCCCGGGTAGCCGAGCCCCAGGAGCTTGGCCACCTTGTCGAAGGCCTCGCCCGCGGCATCGTCGCGGGTCTGGCCGATCAGCCGGTAACTCAGCGGTTCCCGCGCCAGGTAGAGGGCGGTGTGGCCGCCCGACACGACCA
Coding sequences within:
- a CDS encoding PAS domain-containing protein — protein: MARLDYESFLTGLPDAVVGVDDALRIILWNPAAEALSGRSARRVIGRTLKEIFPPDSPLVRHLAETLRSGESRSESEAAIDGSEGRPIPVSIVTASLAGGSGAPEGAVAVLRDLTRIRQLEEEVRRGERLAALGRMAVGLAHEIRNPLGAIRGVVQLLRKELGADPRWDEHLEVLLKEVDRVSRILEQLLDLGRPVQLRPVPLNLHQLLERVALLTEEVAAGVGVTIVRRYDPSLPPILGDEDRLIQVFHNLVRNAIEAMPGGGRLTLTTRLSLNPLFSRVAMGSGPRSMVEVQVTDEGQGIPEGSRTKIFEPFFTTKETGLGLGLAVCHRLLEEHRGAIQVESEPGKGTTVTCFLPIAK
- the tsaD gene encoding tRNA (adenosine(37)-N6)-threonylcarbamoyltransferase complex transferase subunit TsaD, with product MRLLGIETSCDETAAAVLADGEKILSSVVASQDDVHTPYGGVVPELASRRHVEVILPVVESALSRAGVRLPELDGIAVTQGPGLVGSLLVGCSVAKALAYVHSLPLVGVNHLEGHIFAAFLVEPRPAYPFLALVVSGGHTALYLAREPLSYRLIGQTRDDAAGEAFDKVAKLLGLGYPGGPAIEQTARSGDPAAIAFPTAQITDGAPDFSFSGIKTAVSLFVKRHAPLPDRMVADVAASFQATVVKMLTARTVRAARRLSAKRIVLTGGVAANRALRAALQAEAEARGWELYIPPPSLCTDNAAMIAAAGSARLLAGERAPLTLNAEPALKLA